A single genomic interval of Ruminococcus sp. NK3A76 harbors:
- a CDS encoding aminotransferase class I/II-fold pyridoxal phosphate-dependent enzyme: MKILGKSHKLDNVCYDIRGPVMDEANAMIAKGEKILKLNIGNPAPFRFRAPADLIAQMTASLPDVEGYSDSKGLYAAREAIAAYDKTKGIEGVAPDDIYTGNGASELITMSMQALLDNGDEVLVPAPDYPLWTASVTLAGGTAVHYICDEQSSWYPDIDDMRSKITDKTKGIVIINPNNPTGALYPREILEQIAQLARENGLIIFSDEIYDRLLMDGAKHTSIASICPDVFCVTFNGLSKSHMIAGFRCGWMSLSGDRKNVKGYIEGLNMLSSMRLCSNVPAQAVIPVALKSNPQLETLLAPGGRIYEQREYIVNRLNSIEGMSAVRPQAAFYIFPKIDAKRFNITNDEQFVLDFLKAKHILLVHGGGFHWETPDHFRIVYLPDLDSLKTSMDALEDFLKTYKQK; encoded by the coding sequence ATGAAAATACTCGGCAAATCGCACAAGCTCGATAATGTATGCTATGACATAAGAGGCCCGGTAATGGACGAGGCAAATGCCATGATAGCAAAGGGCGAGAAGATACTTAAGCTCAACATCGGCAACCCGGCGCCCTTCCGCTTCAGAGCGCCTGCTGACCTCATAGCTCAGATGACAGCATCGCTGCCTGATGTAGAGGGGTATTCTGACTCGAAGGGTCTTTATGCTGCAAGAGAAGCGATAGCCGCTTATGACAAGACAAAGGGCATCGAGGGCGTTGCTCCCGATGACATATACACGGGAAACGGTGCTTCTGAGCTTATCACTATGTCGATGCAGGCGCTGCTCGACAACGGCGATGAGGTGCTCGTTCCGGCACCTGACTATCCGCTGTGGACTGCTTCTGTAACTCTTGCAGGAGGCACGGCCGTTCACTACATCTGCGACGAGCAGAGCAGCTGGTATCCTGACATAGACGACATGAGAAGCAAGATAACCGACAAGACAAAGGGCATAGTTATAATAAACCCCAACAACCCGACAGGTGCGCTCTACCCGAGGGAGATACTCGAGCAGATAGCACAGCTTGCAAGGGAGAACGGGCTTATCATCTTCTCGGACGAGATATATGACAGGCTGCTCATGGACGGTGCAAAGCACACATCTATAGCGTCTATCTGCCCTGATGTATTCTGTGTTACATTCAACGGACTTTCAAAGTCGCACATGATAGCAGGCTTTCGCTGCGGCTGGATGAGCCTTTCGGGAGACAGAAAGAATGTCAAGGGCTATATAGAGGGGCTAAATATGCTCTCCTCGATGCGTCTTTGCTCAAATGTTCCGGCACAGGCTGTAATACCTGTAGCGCTCAAGTCAAACCCACAGCTCGAAACACTTCTTGCCCCCGGCGGAAGGATATACGAGCAGCGTGAATACATAGTAAACAGGCTGAACTCGATAGAGGGTATGTCGGCTGTAAGGCCGCAGGCTGCATTCTACATTTTCCCGAAGATAGATGCAAAGCGTTTCAACATAACAAACGACGAGCAGTTCGTGCTTGACTTCTTAAAGGCAAAGCACATTCTCCTCGTTCACGGCGGCGGCTTCCACTGGGAGACACCTGACCACTTCCGCATCGTTTATCTTCCCGACCTTGATTCTCTTAAGACCTCTATGGACGCTTTGGAGGATTTCTTAAAGACATACAAGCAGAAATAA
- the mscL gene encoding large conductance mechanosensitive channel protein MscL, which produces MKKFIEEFKAFALKGNVMDMAIGVIIGAAFGSIVTALTDSFINPLIAVITGGAEKDENGVMQVVGGTFTVRGVEFTYGAFISAVINFLIIALILFCLIKAVNKAMEVGRKKAEEEAVAEPPKEEVLLTEIRDLLKAQAEAQAKTE; this is translated from the coding sequence ATGAAGAAGTTTATTGAAGAATTCAAAGCCTTTGCGCTTAAAGGCAACGTTATGGACATGGCTATCGGTGTTATCATCGGTGCTGCTTTCGGCTCTATCGTAACAGCACTGACCGACAGCTTTATCAACCCTCTTATCGCAGTTATCACAGGCGGTGCTGAGAAGGACGAGAACGGCGTTATGCAGGTAGTCGGCGGCACATTCACTGTAAGAGGTGTTGAGTTTACATACGGCGCTTTCATATCGGCTGTAATCAACTTCCTTATCATAGCTCTTATCCTGTTCTGCCTTATCAAGGCTGTAAACAAGGCTATGGAAGTCGGCAGAAAGAAGGCTGAGGAAGAGGCTGTTGCTGAGCCGCCCAAGGAGGAAGTTCTCCTTACTGAGATCCGTGACCTGTTAAAGGCACAGGCTGAGGCTCAGGCAAAGACAGAATAA
- a CDS encoding cobalamin biosynthesis protein produces the protein MIIYSLVALAAGYVMDMMFGDIFSAYSLSKFMEKTANFFKDKLKARYVSSHEGQTLAGSLLLAIMIILFIAPLTLLLVLAYKLHPVVGVILESFYVFGAINEKKVNYYGTGILKALRKGKPLAARRKLMEMTGENTKGMREDEIVKLSVRGIAEYTFENAIAPLFFIFIGGGIGGLVYLVINRTAKAVRSEDIYFSLAARGMNDVLGYFPARLAAFLSVKDARLLALDFLNAQKIWKRDGKNLGNINASQTVAAFAGALDIEVVGNIYEDEPFIPSQHIGDPKKEPDQSDIFYAQQISYGAVFMAAVAFMAVRLILGLIF, from the coding sequence ATGATAATATATTCCCTCGTCGCACTGGCAGCGGGATATGTGATGGATATGATGTTCGGGGATATATTCTCGGCATACAGTCTGTCGAAGTTCATGGAAAAAACGGCAAACTTCTTTAAAGATAAGCTCAAAGCCCGCTATGTTTCCTCCCACGAGGGGCAGACGCTCGCCGGGAGCCTTCTGCTCGCTATAATGATAATACTGTTCATAGCTCCGCTGACACTGCTTTTGGTGCTCGCCTATAAGCTGCACCCGGTGGTCGGGGTAATACTTGAGAGCTTTTATGTTTTCGGCGCTATAAACGAAAAAAAGGTAAACTACTACGGCACAGGCATACTTAAGGCTCTGCGTAAGGGCAAGCCACTCGCAGCAAGAAGAAAGCTCATGGAGATGACCGGCGAGAATACAAAGGGTATGCGTGAAGACGAGATAGTCAAGCTCTCGGTAAGAGGTATAGCTGAGTATACATTTGAAAATGCGATAGCTCCGCTGTTTTTCATATTCATAGGCGGCGGTATAGGCGGCCTTGTGTATCTTGTTATAAACAGGACTGCGAAGGCTGTCAGAAGCGAGGATATATACTTCTCGCTCGCAGCAAGGGGCATGAACGACGTGTTGGGCTATTTCCCGGCAAGGCTCGCAGCTTTTCTTAGCGTCAAGGATGCAAGACTGCTCGCTCTCGATTTTTTAAACGCCCAGAAGATATGGAAGCGTGACGGAAAGAACCTTGGCAATATAAACGCCTCGCAGACAGTTGCGGCTTTTGCAGGCGCTCTTGATATCGAGGTCGTCGGCAATATATATGAAGACGAGCCCTTTATCCCCAGCCAGCATATAGGCGACCCGAAAAAGGAGCCCGACCAGAGCGATATCTTCTACGCTCAGCAGATATCCTACGGCGCTGTTTTTATGGCGGCAGTCGCATTTATGGCTGTAAGGCTCATACTTGGTCTGATATTCTGA
- the polA gene encoding DNA polymerase I encodes MRLLAIDGNSIMNRAYYGIKLLSNSKGVYTNALTGFMNIYLKEVDAVKPDHVAVAFDLRAPTFRHKADAAYKANRKGMPEELAQQMPQIKELLTELGITVVTCEGYEADDILGTLSRIAEREGGECFIVTGDRDSYQLVTDKTTVRLAATKETKIYTPERIKEEYGVEPLQMIEIKALMGDSSDNIPGVKGIGEKTAVSLIQQAGSVEGLYEQLDEMTLTPSVRKKLSEGRQSAENSRFLATICLTAPIDNDIETYALHEGDKAAAAARLTGLEMFRLMEKLGLHAGDAAAVDESNAAEPAVLTEYEIKPLDDEYIASLDESRTVVFELAGKQDLTELRAAEGSVIYTCDSLLGGTERILAFLTSGCKKLTFDAKAAYKLAFENGESAKNIIFSCDLAGYLLNSQAKEYTVENLCAAYSVKYRSDMEGYESIASLPALCEGLSARLDGNDLRKLFDGIEMPLCEVLASMETVGVKADRDGIKAFGESLRGDIERLKQEIYDYAGEEFNILSPKQLGEILFSPDKLGLKGGRKTKTGYSTSAEVLEALIDAHPMIPLILEYRTLTKLMSTYVEGLLKVIAPDGRIHSYFKQTETRTGRISSTEPNLQNIPVRKEIGRNMRRFFVAEEGMTLVDADYSQIELRVLASVCGDENMQRAFLDGIDIHTMTAASVFGLPEDFVTPEMRSAAKAVNFGIIYGIGAFSLSKDIGVSVAEAKQYIENYLENFPKISQYMDSTVEFAKDKGYVLTIFDRRRYIPELKMSNKNMQAFGKRVAMNAPIQGSAADIIKIAMINVYKRLKKDLPGARLILQIHDELIIECDKADADKASALLKEEMEGAVRLAVPLTVDVHTGASWFEAKE; translated from the coding sequence ATGCGCTTACTTGCGATCGACGGAAACAGCATAATGAACCGTGCTTACTACGGCATAAAGCTGCTCTCAAACTCAAAGGGCGTCTACACCAATGCTCTTACAGGGTTTATGAACATATATCTTAAGGAGGTCGATGCGGTAAAGCCCGATCATGTGGCTGTGGCGTTTGACCTGAGAGCACCTACATTCCGCCACAAGGCAGATGCGGCATACAAGGCAAACCGCAAGGGTATGCCCGAGGAGCTGGCACAGCAGATGCCGCAGATAAAAGAGCTGTTAACTGAGCTTGGCATAACCGTTGTCACCTGCGAGGGGTATGAGGCGGACGACATTTTAGGCACGCTCTCACGGATAGCAGAGCGTGAGGGCGGCGAGTGCTTTATCGTGACGGGCGACCGTGACAGCTATCAGCTCGTGACAGACAAAACGACTGTGCGGCTTGCGGCGACCAAGGAGACAAAGATATACACCCCCGAGAGGATAAAGGAAGAATATGGTGTCGAGCCGTTACAGATGATAGAGATAAAGGCGCTAATGGGCGACAGCTCAGACAACATTCCCGGTGTAAAGGGGATAGGTGAGAAGACTGCCGTTTCGCTCATTCAGCAGGCCGGCAGTGTAGAGGGGCTTTACGAGCAGCTTGATGAGATGACGCTCACCCCGTCGGTGAGAAAGAAGTTAAGCGAGGGCAGGCAGTCGGCAGAGAACAGCCGCTTTTTGGCGACGATATGTCTGACAGCACCGATAGACAATGATATCGAGACTTATGCTTTGCACGAGGGCGACAAGGCAGCGGCGGCAGCAAGGCTGACAGGGCTTGAGATGTTCAGGCTAATGGAAAAGCTAGGCCTTCACGCCGGTGATGCGGCGGCTGTGGATGAGAGCAATGCGGCAGAGCCGGCAGTGCTTACAGAATATGAGATAAAGCCGCTTGATGATGAATACATTGCATCGCTTGATGAGAGCAGGACTGTCGTTTTCGAGCTGGCAGGCAAGCAAGACCTGACCGAGCTGCGTGCAGCAGAGGGCAGCGTGATATACACCTGCGACAGCTTACTTGGCGGCACGGAGAGGATACTTGCGTTTTTGACAAGCGGCTGCAAAAAGCTCACCTTTGATGCAAAGGCTGCCTACAAGCTTGCATTTGAAAACGGCGAGAGTGCAAAAAACATCATCTTCTCATGCGATCTTGCAGGGTATTTATTAAACTCACAGGCAAAGGAATACACCGTTGAAAACTTATGTGCTGCGTACTCTGTCAAATACCGCAGCGACATGGAGGGCTATGAGAGCATAGCATCGCTGCCGGCTTTATGCGAGGGGCTGTCAGCAAGGCTTGACGGGAACGATCTGAGGAAGCTCTTTGACGGGATAGAGATGCCGCTTTGCGAGGTGCTCGCATCTATGGAGACTGTCGGTGTCAAGGCTGACAGAGACGGCATAAAGGCATTCGGCGAGTCGCTCAGGGGCGACATTGAGCGCTTAAAGCAGGAGATATACGATTACGCCGGCGAGGAATTCAACATACTCTCGCCAAAGCAGTTAGGGGAGATACTTTTCTCACCTGACAAGCTGGGGCTTAAGGGCGGCAGGAAGACAAAGACCGGCTATTCGACAAGTGCGGAGGTACTTGAAGCGCTTATAGATGCGCACCCGATGATACCGCTGATACTTGAATACCGCACGCTTACCAAGCTAATGTCCACCTACGTTGAGGGGCTGCTGAAAGTCATAGCGCCCGACGGCAGGATACATTCATACTTCAAGCAGACCGAGACACGCACGGGGCGCATATCCTCGACTGAGCCGAATTTACAGAACATACCCGTAAGAAAAGAGATAGGGCGTAATATGCGTCGCTTCTTTGTGGCCGAGGAGGGCATGACGCTTGTTGATGCTGACTATTCGCAGATAGAGCTGCGAGTGCTTGCTTCTGTATGCGGTGATGAGAATATGCAGAGGGCATTCCTTGACGGGATAGACATTCACACTATGACGGCTGCTTCCGTTTTCGGGCTGCCGGAGGATTTTGTGACACCCGAGATGCGCTCGGCGGCAAAGGCTGTAAACTTCGGCATCATCTACGGCATAGGTGCATTCTCGCTGTCAAAGGACATCGGTGTATCGGTAGCCGAGGCCAAGCAGTATATCGAGAACTATCTTGAAAATTTCCCGAAGATATCGCAGTACATGGACAGCACTGTGGAATTTGCAAAGGACAAGGGCTATGTGCTCACGATATTTGACAGGCGCAGATATATCCCCGAGCTTAAGATGTCAAACAAGAATATGCAGGCTTTCGGCAAGAGGGTGGCTATGAATGCGCCGATACAGGGCAGTGCAGCCGACATCATCAAGATAGCGATGATAAATGTATACAAGCGCTTAAAGAAAGACCTGCCCGGGGCAAGGCTTATTTTGCAGATACACGATGAGCTGATAATCGAGTGCGACAAAGCTGATGCTGACAAGGCAAGCGCTCTGCTCAAAGAGGAAATGGAGGGTGCTGTCAGGCTCGCAGTGCCGCTGACGGTAGATGTACACACAGGGGCAAGCTGGTTTGAGGCGAAGGAATAA
- a CDS encoding MATE family efflux transporter has translation MKDLTIGSPAKVLWKFTVPMFLSVVFQQMYSIADSAIAGQFAGEDALAAIGASYPITMIFMAVAVGVNVGCAVVISQYFGAKIYPKVKTSSTTTLIASTAAALVLTVFGIIFCRPLLSMVNTPEDIFTDSAVYLRIYTLGLVFLFVYNVCTGIFTALGDSKTPLMFLIGSSVGNVLLDLLFVAVFKWGVAGAAWATFIAQGVSCILSVCVILRKLKQIKTEEKAPLFSWRMLCRVSAYAVPSILQQSFVSVGNIFIQGLVNSYGKSVIAGYSAAIKLNTFAVTSFSTMGNALSGFCAQSYGAGNRERIRQGFKAGIVMALIVSVPFIAGYYIYPDVMMRLFLDKGASPEVLETGREFLKIVAPFYTVVGVKLMADGLLRGTGRMPFFMGTTFSDLILRVILAFILSKRLGEARGIWLSWPIGWITAMVVSLIFYAVTMKQIKRELPQPKKETP, from the coding sequence ATGAAGGATCTTACAATCGGTTCGCCTGCCAAGGTACTGTGGAAATTTACCGTGCCTATGTTCCTGAGCGTCGTGTTCCAGCAGATGTACAGCATCGCAGATTCAGCTATCGCCGGGCAGTTCGCCGGGGAGGACGCTCTGGCGGCTATCGGTGCATCTTACCCGATAACTATGATATTCATGGCAGTAGCAGTCGGGGTGAACGTCGGCTGTGCGGTCGTGATATCGCAGTATTTCGGCGCAAAGATATACCCGAAGGTCAAAACATCTTCGACAACGACGCTTATCGCAAGCACGGCTGCGGCGCTTGTGCTGACGGTGTTCGGGATCATTTTCTGCAGGCCGCTGCTTTCAATGGTAAACACCCCGGAGGATATCTTCACCGACAGTGCGGTGTATCTGAGGATATACACGCTGGGGCTTGTCTTCCTGTTTGTCTATAACGTATGCACCGGCATATTCACAGCACTCGGCGACTCGAAAACTCCGCTGATGTTCCTTATCGGCTCGTCGGTCGGAAATGTGCTGCTTGATCTGCTGTTTGTGGCAGTGTTTAAGTGGGGAGTGGCCGGTGCTGCGTGGGCGACATTCATAGCGCAGGGCGTTTCCTGCATACTGTCGGTGTGCGTGATACTGAGAAAGCTTAAGCAGATAAAGACAGAGGAAAAAGCCCCCCTTTTCTCATGGAGAATGCTTTGCAGGGTGTCGGCATATGCCGTGCCGAGCATTTTGCAGCAGAGCTTTGTGTCGGTAGGCAACATTTTCATACAGGGGCTTGTCAACAGCTACGGCAAGAGCGTTATAGCAGGCTACAGTGCGGCGATAAAGCTGAACACCTTTGCTGTGACGAGCTTTTCGACTATGGGCAACGCACTGTCAGGCTTCTGCGCACAGAGCTACGGCGCAGGCAACAGGGAGCGTATAAGACAGGGCTTCAAGGCCGGGATAGTTATGGCGCTGATAGTTTCGGTGCCGTTTATTGCAGGATACTATATATACCCGGACGTGATGATGCGGCTTTTCCTTGATAAGGGAGCGAGCCCTGAGGTGCTTGAAACAGGCAGAGAGTTTTTAAAGATAGTCGCACCCTTTTATACCGTTGTCGGGGTAAAGCTCATGGCGGACGGACTTTTAAGAGGAACGGGGCGTATGCCGTTTTTCATGGGCACGACCTTTTCCGACCTGATACTCAGAGTCATATTGGCGTTCATTTTGTCAAAACGACTTGGTGAAGCGAGAGGGATATGGCTTTCGTGGCCGATAGGCTGGATAACGGCGATGGTGGTGTCATTGATATTCTATGCAGTAACGATGAAACAGATAAAGAGAGAGCTGCCGCAGCCGAAGAAAGAAACACCGTAA
- a CDS encoding glycoside hydrolase family 43 protein, which yields MKYTNPVIPGFYPDPSVCFANGKYYLAASTFQYFPGVALFESDDLVNWEQFGYALTRPEQVMLKNINSSGGVFAPTIRYNGGRFYMVTTNDTTHENFYVYTDDIYGEWSDPITVDQGGIDPSLYFEDGRVYFMSNGSDDEGKGGVVQCEIDIATGKKLTASKCIWQGSGGRYLESPHLYKIGEWYYLMAAEGGTEYGHMITLSRSKSVWGPFENCPSNPILTNRNKAPYIIQGIGHGDLVFDKSGNLFILSLGFRQIHMWMPYHNLGREVFLTPARLTDDGWIAAGLDGTTDESYEIAGDFAQKPIKEYTFASTDPGIDWCYLRTPDMADYTLTKEKYTLRGSSLTLDDVDSPTFIALRQRGFCFELCCDVGVTDGEGGITIYMDENEHYEIAVRKAADSYEAILRLNIGGIKHIQTAIPLEGSKARLCIEGDNLFYKFAVVSGDGSERRELGVGSTKYITSEVSGGFTGAMIGLYAVNGEAEFEGFALKYME from the coding sequence ATGAAATACACAAACCCCGTTATCCCCGGATTTTACCCTGACCCGAGCGTTTGCTTTGCAAACGGCAAATACTATCTTGCTGCGAGCACGTTCCAGTACTTCCCCGGGGTGGCGCTATTTGAGAGCGATGACCTTGTAAACTGGGAGCAGTTTGGCTACGCACTGACACGCCCTGAACAGGTGATGCTAAAAAACATAAACAGCTCGGGCGGCGTGTTCGCACCGACTATAAGATACAACGGCGGCCGCTTTTACATGGTCACGACAAACGACACGACGCACGAGAATTTCTACGTCTACACAGACGACATCTACGGAGAATGGTCTGACCCGATAACGGTTGACCAGGGCGGCATCGACCCCTCTCTCTATTTTGAAGACGGCAGGGTGTATTTTATGTCAAACGGCTCGGACGACGAGGGGAAAGGCGGTGTTGTGCAGTGTGAGATAGACATAGCCACCGGCAAAAAACTCACCGCCAGCAAGTGCATCTGGCAGGGCTCGGGAGGGCGGTATTTAGAGAGCCCGCACCTTTACAAAATAGGCGAATGGTATTATCTCATGGCGGCCGAGGGCGGCACTGAATACGGGCACATGATAACACTCTCACGTTCAAAGAGCGTATGGGGGCCTTTTGAGAACTGCCCGAGCAACCCGATACTGACAAACCGCAACAAAGCGCCATACATCATACAGGGCATAGGGCACGGCGACCTTGTGTTTGACAAGAGCGGCAACTTATTTATACTTAGCCTGGGTTTTCGGCAGATACATATGTGGATGCCTTATCACAACTTAGGGCGTGAGGTGTTCTTAACACCTGCAAGGCTGACTGACGACGGCTGGATAGCTGCCGGGCTTGACGGCACAACAGATGAGAGCTATGAGATAGCCGGTGACTTTGCACAGAAGCCGATAAAGGAATACACCTTTGCAAGCACCGACCCCGGCATCGACTGGTGCTATCTGCGCACACCTGACATGGCAGACTACACGCTCACAAAAGAAAAATACACCCTCAGAGGCAGCAGCCTGACACTTGATGATGTTGATTCGCCGACGTTTATCGCACTCAGGCAGAGGGGATTTTGCTTTGAGCTTTGCTGCGATGTAGGTGTCACCGACGGCGAGGGCGGCATAACTATTTACATGGACGAAAACGAGCACTACGAGATAGCCGTAAGAAAAGCAGCGGACAGCTATGAAGCGATACTGCGGCTTAACATCGGCGGCATAAAGCACATTCAAACAGCAATCCCGTTAGAGGGGAGCAAGGCAAGGCTGTGCATCGAGGGCGACAATCTTTTCTACAAATTTGCAGTTGTAAGCGGTGACGGCAGCGAGCGCAGAGAGCTTGGCGTCGGGAGCACAAAGTACATCACAAGCGAAGTCTCGGGCGGATTTACGGGGGCTATGATAGGTCTTTATGCCGTAAACGGCGAGGCGGAGTTTGAGGGGTTTGCTTTGAAGTATATGGAATGA
- the metG gene encoding methionine--tRNA ligase gives MDKKYYITTPIYYPSGDPHIGHCYTTVACDSIARYKRMQGYDVMFLTGTDEHGQKIEEKAKAQGITPKAYVDEKVAVFKKLWNYMNIDYDRYIRTTDDYHVSAVQNIFKRLYDKGYIYKGEYKGKYCTPCESFWTESQLDENGCCPECHREVKEAKEEAYFFKMSPFADRIEKLLLDTDYLRPKYRAQELVNNFIKPGLEDLCVSRTSFTWGVPVTFDEKHVVYVWIDALSNYITALGYENSTYNDYAKFWPADVHMVAKDIMRFHAIIWPAMLMALEEPLPKHLAVHGWITFLNKKGEEQKMSKSLGNVVDPFMLGERYGVDAIRYHILREMALGADSAFSNEIMINRINSDLANGFGNLVSRTVAMADKYFGGTLPAEREAGEFDDSLIECVTSLRAKVDLCIDETRLKNALEEIFTAVDRANKYIDETEPWKLGKDESKKARLAAVLYNLLEAIRVISTLLSPFMPNTMPKVWQQIGASEADATYDNAGKTGVLPADVTVHKGEILFPRIDIDKEIEALNAIIEKNMADAKANLSDEEKGKEFTPPELSDEITIDDFAKVDIRIAQIKSAEKVKKSKKLLCLQLDDGFGGRQVVSGIAEWYKPEDLVGKKIMLVANLKPVKLCGVESNGMICAADNADGGATVIFPDQSLPNGAKVR, from the coding sequence ATGGATAAAAAGTATTACATTACTACCCCTATATACTACCCCTCGGGTGATCCGCATATAGGGCACTGCTATACTACAGTTGCGTGTGACTCTATCGCACGCTATAAGAGAATGCAGGGCTATGATGTCATGTTCCTCACCGGCACAGACGAGCACGGCCAGAAAATAGAAGAAAAGGCCAAGGCTCAGGGCATCACACCCAAGGCATATGTCGATGAAAAGGTCGCAGTTTTCAAAAAGCTGTGGAACTATATGAATATTGATTACGACAGATATATCCGTACTACCGATGACTACCACGTTTCGGCAGTTCAGAATATCTTCAAGCGCCTCTATGATAAGGGCTATATCTATAAGGGCGAGTATAAGGGCAAATACTGCACCCCCTGTGAGAGCTTCTGGACAGAGAGCCAGCTCGACGAGAACGGCTGCTGCCCCGAGTGCCACAGAGAGGTAAAGGAGGCTAAGGAGGAGGCTTACTTCTTCAAGATGTCTCCCTTCGCAGACAGGATAGAAAAGCTGCTTTTAGATACCGACTATCTCCGCCCTAAGTACAGAGCACAGGAGCTTGTCAATAACTTTATCAAGCCCGGCCTTGAAGACCTCTGCGTTTCAAGAACCTCCTTCACATGGGGCGTGCCTGTAACATTTGACGAAAAGCACGTTGTCTATGTGTGGATAGATGCTCTCTCAAACTATATCACAGCTCTTGGCTATGAGAACAGCACATATAATGACTATGCCAAGTTCTGGCCTGCTGATGTTCATATGGTAGCTAAGGATATCATGAGATTCCATGCTATCATCTGGCCTGCAATGCTCATGGCTCTTGAAGAGCCGCTGCCCAAGCACCTCGCAGTTCACGGCTGGATAACCTTCCTCAATAAAAAGGGCGAGGAGCAGAAGATGTCCAAGTCTCTCGGCAATGTGGTAGACCCCTTCATGCTCGGCGAGCGCTACGGTGTCGATGCTATCAGATACCATATCTTAAGAGAGATGGCTCTCGGCGCTGACAGCGCATTCTCAAACGAGATAATGATAAACCGCATCAACTCAGACCTTGCAAACGGCTTCGGCAACCTTGTTTCCCGTACCGTTGCTATGGCTGATAAGTATTTCGGCGGCACACTTCCGGCAGAGCGTGAGGCAGGCGAGTTTGATGATTCGCTTATCGAGTGTGTAACATCTCTGCGTGCAAAGGTAGACCTCTGCATCGATGAGACAAGGCTCAAAAATGCTCTTGAGGAGATATTCACAGCAGTTGACAGAGCCAATAAGTATATCGACGAAACAGAGCCCTGGAAGCTCGGCAAGGACGAGAGCAAAAAAGCACGCCTTGCAGCAGTGCTCTACAACCTGCTTGAAGCTATCCGTGTCATTTCGACACTTCTTTCACCCTTTATGCCTAACACTATGCCTAAGGTATGGCAGCAGATAGGCGCATCTGAGGCTGATGCTACCTACGACAACGCAGGAAAGACAGGCGTTTTGCCGGCTGATGTTACTGTTCACAAGGGCGAGATACTCTTCCCGAGAATAGATATCGACAAGGAGATAGAAGCTCTCAACGCAATAATCGAGAAGAACATGGCAGATGCCAAGGCAAACCTCTCCGACGAGGAAAAGGGCAAAGAGTTCACTCCCCCCGAGCTTAGTGATGAGATAACTATAGACGACTTCGCAAAGGTAGATATCCGTATCGCTCAGATAAAGTCTGCCGAGAAGGTCAAGAAGTCAAAGAAGCTGCTCTGCTTGCAGCTTGACGACGGTTTCGGCGGCAGACAGGTCGTTTCGGGCATAGCAGAATGGTATAAGCCTGAAGACCTTGTCGGCAAGAAGATAATGCTCGTTGCAAACTTAAAGCCTGTTAAGCTCTGCGGCGTTGAGTCAAACGGCATGATATGTGCAGCCGACAACGCAGACGGCGGCGCAACAGTCATCTTCCCCGACCAGTCACTCCCGAATGGTGCTAAGGTGAGATAA